The nucleotide window gcgccacagttacatattaggccatggaagacaccattaaatttcgGAGGTGATCCAGATGCGGATTCTGGATCTAATTTCAAataataggcttttaaggattacgtcaaaattacttcacatttgcaccacagatcagTATTAGGGCCTGGAAAATGACACTGAATTTTCGAGGTGATCGAGATCTGGTTTGGTAGACGTCAGAAATTTCTGATTGCTCTTCTTAATCAGTTTAAAGAACCTTGAAACATACTGTTATACTGAATACATACTGAAGTCAGCAAAAAACTGTTTCCATTTCACTGCAATCAGGAAAATGGTGTATCCCAAAAAGTCATATTACATAACCAGCATCAAAGATAAAGTACCTACAACCTAATTCCCCACCTTGTGGGATGCACAAAACAGCAACGTGATTCTGCTCCACATCTTTAATTTGTGTTTAGTTGAAACAAGGTCATTCATCCATCCAGGTTTTCAACAATAGTTACCACTGTGAGGCGCTTGGAAATTCAGAGAGATGTTAAAGGAAAAAAGTTAATATTttcatttgacaaaaaaaaaaaaaactgtttatacTACAAAACGATAATGAATACAGCTGTAGTTACTATGTTTTTGTAATACATTTGGTTTTTGCATTGTTTTTACACTAACAAAAGTGTGAAAATTTTCATAAATAATATTTTTCCCTCATTGCTTCAAAAGCAAACTGCTATGAATTCTTAAGTTGCTGTCACAAAAAAGAATTAAACCTAATCCTATAataaaatgttaatttaaatCAGAATGAGTACATTTCACTTTTCTAATTTGTCAGTTAAAATGGAGCTAGATTTGAGTTAATATGGTTTAAAATGACCTGCTTTCAAAACTGAAGGCAAATGTTCATCCAGTCGTAAATTTAACAAAATTAACCTGCGTTGAGGCAGTTTTAATTTAATGTGAAAGCAGTGCAGATTACTCAGACTACATCAGCAGACATCATCAGCTCCGGTTTGTCACTAGAACAAATAACCATGTCACATGGCACACTTGAAGTGAGGGCAatatttatgtgcaatatccactttcCACTGACAtaaccacagttttgtacatacttttctcttttatgtaaaaatgcaatCTCTGTTTTGCTACTATGTTCTTTTAAttcgttttcttttttaatttaagctctggacatacctctttcatttggttaaatttgatgtttgtcttttcttcctcagacctttcaagtctgcgtgtggttaactcaggtttatatttggacTGAAAGGCTTGTACTTTACTTTTCGTggtactggttacaatgacaataatctGACAAAAATCTCAATTTTAAGCCCATTATCTAAATAGCAATGCTTCAAGATCAAGTGACAAGCTGATTGCTTTCCTGTATTTCATGTCATGCAAAACACACACAAttgccatattttctggactataagaagTACTTTTTCCATTGTTTGgctggtcctgcaacttatacttagTAACCACCATGTCAAAACTGGACTGCGTATCATTTACggccacaagatggcagcatCAACACTCATGACAGCTGAACGCCACGACTGTAACAGAAAAAGAATTACATCACTGCAATAGACTAGGAACAAAAATGAAATGCTGCCCCAAATAATAAGTTATACTGCAGAATTTAAAACGCAAATTCTAAAATACACAACCAAAAATGGGATTTGAGCAGCAAAAGCAAAGTCTAGAATGAGAAACTTTTCAGAGAATGGTGACAATGctacataaaaatataaaaggctAATTACAGGCTGAAAACCAGATGGCCGGAGCTGAAGGAACAAGTCCACAGATGCGTCCTTGAACCGCGAGCTGCTGACGGAGACTTATCGATGGTAGTTACATCTCCAAGTGCAGGTAATTATTAAGGAAGTGGTCgcagcacattaaaaaaaaaatacacatataCATTTTTTTAGACAGATGTGACAAATACCCCGGTGAGCCATAATAGACTGGGATGTACAGTATTTAAGAGACAGGAGGAACTCACTGGACATGGTAGGGGGTCAACATTACACTTTTTCCACCTCACTTTGCAATCAGATTATGTGTCACATAATCAAGTGGAGCTGAACATGCCTGAAATGTACATGAGCAATACGCTATACATGGTCaagatacagtggggaaaataagtatttgaccccctgacagttttgcaggttttcccacctacaaagaatggagaggtctgtaatttttatcgtaggtacacttcaactgagagagatagaatctaaaaaaaaaaaaaaaaaatccagtaaatcacattgtatgatttttaaataattaatttgcattttattgcataaaataagtatttgaccccctagaaaaacagagcttaacaattggtacagaaacatttgtctgccattacagaggtcagacgtttcctgtatttcttgacaaagttttcacacactgcaacagggattttggtccactcctcctgacagatcttctccaaatctttcaggtttaccgtttcagctccctccaaagattttctattgagttcaggtctggagactggccaggccactccaggaccttgaaatgcttcttacggagcccctccgtagttgccctggctgtgtggttggggtcattgtcatgctggaagacccagccatgacccatcttcagtgctgttactgagggaaggaagttgtttgccaaaatctcgcaatacatgaccccatccatcctcccttcagtacggtgcagtcgtcctgtcccctttgcagaagagtatgatgtttccacccccatgcttcacggttgggatggttttcttggggttgttctcatcctctaaacatggtaagtggagttgattccaaaaagctctattttggtctcatctgaccacatgaccttctcccatgcctcctctggatcatctagatggtcactggtgaacttcaaacaggcctggacatgtgctggcttgagcagggggacattGCTGCCCTGcacgattttaaaccatgacagcatcatgtgttactaatgtaatctttgtgactgtggtcccagctctcttcaagtcattgaccaggtccttctgtgtagtcttgagctttctcagaatcatccttaccccacaaagtgagatcttgcatggaatcccagaccgagggagactgacagtcatcttgtgtttcttccactttctaagaaataatcataacagttgttgtcttctaccaagctgcttgcctgttgtcctgtagtccatcccagccttgtgcaagtctacagttttgtccctggtgtccttagacagctctttggttttggctatggtggacaggttggagtgtgattgattgagtgtagagttttatacaggtaacaagttcaaacaggtgcgattaatacaggtaaagagtgcagaataagagggcttcttaaagaaaaattaacaggtctgtgagagccagaattcttgctggttggtcgggggtcaaatactttatgcaataaaatgcaaattaattatgtacaaatcatacaatgtgattttctggattttttttttttttagattctgtctctcacagttaaagtgtacctatgataaaaattacagacctctccattctttgtaggtgggaaaacctgcaaaattgacagggggtcaaatacttattttccccactaagTCTCTGAGCGTCACCTGGGTCACATATCTCATCATATTGTAATACATTCAGATAGCTTTTTGTTGATATGTCTATTTCACAAGTATCACAAACCCAAACTAGCAAATATATCAtcaatttcattattattattattgttggtgGTGTGAAGTATAGCTGCACATGTTGCCACACTTTCTTGGTCATGTCCCAACACTGATGATTCTGTCCTTGTCCTTCGTCTCTCCAACAGTTTCTTTCTGATGAGAGTTGATCTAAACTTCCGCCTGAGAAAACAAGTTCTCCGGTGTGCACTTGTCCATCCTGCAAACCGCAAATGTGTCCGTGGCACTGACCCAGACGAAGAGAAAACCCAGCAAACTTTCTGTCTGAAAATCTCTAACTTTCTGTGGACACTGAGGATGAAACCAAATCATTAAATTTCATATTAGGAAGGGTTCTAAGAATATGTATTtctcaacaataacaacaaaagatTTTTGTTTGACTTCAGCATCTCTTCACTCTACAAGTTTGTTCTTACCTACAACCCGCTGTCTCTTGGATCTTCAGCTTCTGGCACTTCAAATGGAGGAATTGTAGGAGGCGTTTTTCCTTCCCCATATcctcacatttgcaccacaggatCATTTCTTCTAGAAGAGTTGACATGTCTGTGAAAGTTGTAGCTTCTGTCAGTTTTTTCCTGAACCTTTGTTTTTCAGTGTCACGTGTTTCCTGTGAAGGAGAGGAAAATGACCTTAGGTAAAATAAgctaattcattaaaaaaataaaacaaaaacagacacagtgaAGGAAGAGAATGTATTAATTTTCAGCATTTACTAACAGtgttaaaataaaacaataattggCATATTAGTTTACTTCAATAGATTACAGCACATACCTGTGTTAAATTCCTAACAACCTTGATGAAAGGCTTCATGTCAGGGTCAAGAAACAAACCTGTAGGAAACCAATAAAATATTgtcacaaaatgtggaagaagtgaagcgctgtgaataatcCAGATACACTAAAAGGCATTCATTAGTGGAAACTGGTTCATTTTTTCCAGAATATATATCTTCCGGTTGatgctgcaaagatcacagcatcatccaagaAGTGAAGGTGAGCAAACAGTTCCTTTCCAACAAAGACACCTAAGCCTATGGTTTTCACAACCATACACAACACCACATTCATGCGCCAGTGTCAGACTCTGAatacatccctgatgaatgcctgAATTCACTGGGAAAATTTTTTTCACCCCCCTCATCTCCAGACAGCACTCAGAGTTAAACGGTGAATAGGCTGGCTAAGATGTCCAGCAATGTCTTGCACGTGGACAAATGGGCTGTATTTATGTAATGCTTTCATTGCCAAAGTCTTTTATAGTgatgcgtcacattcacccactcacacatggtgctgccatgcaaggcgctcaactgtacgaggtctgttagaaaagtatccgacctttttatttttttcaaaaaccatatggatttgaatcacgtgtgattgcatcagccaagcttgaaccttcgtgtgcatgcgtgagttttttcacacctgtcggttgcgtcattcgcctgtgagcaggctttgtgtgagcactggtccacccctctcgtcgttttttttttgcaaataaatgtctgaacgatttggagctttgctgcatcaatttgtttccagaaactgtgagagacctccaggtggacaccgttcggaaaattaatatggctttcagggacaattttataccgtctggatcactccttaatctgtgtaatacccataaaatcgtccctgaaagccatattaattttccgaacggtgtccacctggaggtctctcacagtttctggaaaaaaaatgatgcagcaaagctccaaatcgttcagacatttattcgcaataaaaaacgatgagaggggtggaccagtgctcacacaaagcctgctcacaggcgaatgacggaaccgacaggcgtgaaaaaactcacgcatgcgcacgaaggttcaagcttggctgatgcaatcacacgtgattcaaatccatatgggttttgaaaaaaataaaaagatcggatacttttctaacagacctcgtacactgggAGCAAATtggggattatggaccttgccAAGGTAATTTattgattttctggtctgccgggGATATGAaatgaggattctctggtcataaGCCCAccgctttaaccacttgaccttCGACCCACAACTTCACAGtgtgtcccagagagcagcccaATCAATCAAATCCTATGCTTGGCAAAAATCAATAGAGGTTATAAAGAAGCACGTCTGATATTTGTGCTGGCATTCAATATGTACTCATGCAGATCTAGGCCATgctggatggatgaatgaattgCTTCAATTTCTGTGTAAGCAGGTCGAAAGTCACTCAACCACAGATttcttgaaagaaaaaaaaaaaaaaaaaaggctccttGACTACTCTTTGAGCCATCACAGCCTTCTTTCTCAGATCCTTATATGGGCCCGAACTTCCATCAAGGTGGGCCTGGGCTCGGTCATTGAAAAACTCCAATATTCCATTCAGATTGCCTCGTATGATCATGTATGAAGGTCCTCCAGCCAGATAAATGGTAAacaaactgcatttatatagcatttttttatctgcatcagacactcaaagcactttacaattatgcctcacattcacccattcacacaaacacaccgatgtcaggatgctgccatgcaaaggtgctcactacacacagggataCACACCAGATTGAGTGGAAATACCCAAGAAACAGTTTGGTCTTGAAGTCTGGTCAGACTGAATCTTGGACACAACAGACCCTGCAGCTCTCCACTAATCTCCATTGTTTACTCACAAGAACATGGGCAACCTCTTTAGCACACTGTCAGTATTAATATACCATGTCCAGTGGAGTTGCTCACGACACTGAAATCTAGAGCCAATAACCTGTAGCCCGACTTTTTGCAAAGTGAAGAAGCACTGAGCCATTTTTGCCATCGTTACCAGATCAGAGAAAAGGGATACAGTTATCGTAGCCAGGTGTGTCCGGGCCAGTGTTCACACTGAAATCACCCATGAAGAGCAGCTTTACCTCTGGGATAGTAGTCAATCAAAGAGTGAAGCTGTGAATAAGAAGTGTTCCTCAAGAGACATCGCTCACCACAGTTAGAAAGGTAACGCAAGACAACAGACAAAACGCTCAGGGAATGCTGGAGTCCGAGCCTCATAATATGCTCACTGACACCGGATGACTCCACTGGATGGAGCCCATCTGCAACAACAGTTGCCACCATTGGGGTAAACAGACTAAAAGTAGGTATATCCACCCACTGAGCTCTGGCCATTTCAAGGTCTTCACACCTCAAAAAGCACAACCAGGGCAACACAGTTTTTCAAGCTGCCCCATCAGTAGAAGATAGTCATCCTGACTAAGAGAAAGGATGTTCAAGGGGCCCAGCCACATGAGCAGCCTCCATGCATGATACATCACCACGGCACCACTGGCCAACCCCCAAACACAACACCCTTTGCATTCTCCTGTGATTACATCTTTTCCAGAGTCTCCAAACTGCTTTCACCATCCCCTTTGTCATGCTTGCTACCATTTGAGTGAAAGCAGCAGCAGAGTTACTCTGTAGTAACGTGTTAACTATCACACATTAGGATGCATTTTACAAACCACAAAAGCCTTCCCTGTGTACTGTGATAGAAAACACTGTATGTGTACACATGGACCTAATTTAAATTCAGACATTATATGACCTTCAGGCCAACACAAGTTCAACACACCTCTGTCAACAGCAACACCCAGGTCTTCTGTAATGTATGTGATTTGGTTGTTGTTGAACTGATCCAATGAATTCTCCCACTTCTGTTGCTTTACTTTGCGGCTTTTCGTACCAAGTCCCAGCATGCCCTTGTTTGTCAATAAAAAGGCACGTGAGGGACCCAAGAATTGAGACACATCTTCTGGCAGGGAAAAGCCTTTGAGGAAAGGCATAGCCTGTGCTTGGGCAACTTCTTTATGGAACAGCAGAAGCTCCTGGTACAGACTGGACAGGCTGGCCAGGATACCTCGGAAAATCACCCTAATGGGCCACAAAGACAGAAAGATATAGACAGTTGAAGCACTTTTCACAAATCAGTGGATGAGGAAGGGTTGCTGTTAacataaagaggaaaaaagaaaagaaaaaaatcactttGTGACACTTGGAAAAAACTAGTCATGTTAagatttttcttaaaaagatgatgtgaaatttcagctacagcctGTGACTCCTCCAGCATTAccacaggtgtcttggtggcttccctcacagtcTTTCATTTTTTAAGAACTGACTGCTCCATATGGTTTCCACACAGAACTTtacggtttgtatttcttaatgattagaCATTCGGTGActttgttcatgtatccatcccatgacttgtctAAAGGAAACTAGCTATAAGAATGATTTACATTAAAAATAACTCATTTAGTTTGTTGCATTACTTATGGCCTTTGACAATAGAAGCACTGTGAGTACCAATGGTTGTTAACTCCTAAATGATTTATGCAATATTTTCAAATCTTCTTCTATTAATGGACATGTCTCATgctttttaacgtcccagttagcaacacaacatcaaagtactcatgatcGTAAGTCTccctgcacacatgcatgcataattagtgttttctggtgttttttattcctctcccgaaCAGAGGTAACAGGTGTATTTCCGGAAAATCTCTCACTTTGCAATTCTCTGCATGTGACATAGTtaatagcaaaacagaaacatcccagacagagGGGAAACGAATGAGGTTCTGTCCAGTAACGAAGCCTTGGAGgttttctttgaaagcagtgactcggatttacagaggagacggcacacttcaccctgaaactgcctggacatgcagatggatgTCTCCTAttgggaaaaactcagaagacgctattttcaggagataatggactctctaatgtgccacaatcctgacagaatttgagttgaaggcagagctgcaaTTATGCGTGCGCGCCCATGTGCGCAATCAGAACCTGAGAGCAAGGTGACCTGGAAATTATTCTCTGGCTGAGTGGAACTagaaaatgatctctggctgtggaTCCGAGTGAGGACGAGTGGACCGTTCCATGGCTGGCGATCGCAACTGCGATCACGCGTGCGTGAGGACTTCTTTATGTTGTGCACTAATTTGGAAaccatcttttgctttgtgttcttttcaatggagctttttttttttttttttttttactttgagagagcctgtggatgtggtgtgtttgtgtgtgtgtgtgtgtgtgtgtacagctcTTTTAACCACCAATTTAGATGGACTTCTGGCTGAATgtgaacaatatataatcagtattacACTTGTAggctctcaaatgtcataaaactgtcagccTCTATTTGGAACTTTTTAAGAGAATTcatgttgaataatcccttaaaaaaaaaacaactgacgtgggttaaaacagctgttatgctattttaacctgcatgtcagctgtttattgctgCTTAATGAACATGGAATGTCTCCGtgatgacacagatatatatttattagatttttcacagttatttaCAACACTTATTAGCGTTTTTAACACACCGTGTTTATGTCTCGTGGCTGCAGGTgcacaaaacctgctcacagctgctccttttaccatgactgcatcaaaatgaacagttatcacttcaaAACAAgtcgtcataacacaacatcgcactggtgtaaactttggaattaatctgtgcctccattTTTAACAttaacagctacattccattccatGAAGTGCACGCTGGGATGCTTCTAATAGCTACGTCACCTGtcagaaacacccgagtactcacgagtactttgttttcggaagtctccatagctgttGGCTGCGAATGCCttatactttgaaactggtcacagaagtgcacaaagtaaccaTCATGagcattgcgcaacctattcgaaaactgcgtgtcattgcacgcagggcatctgaacctgaaattagattatgaagagatgttacatctataataaacataactttagagatacattatctaactcataagaagaaatgaaaatgcaaatgTTTTACTAATCCATTACAATCTATATAATAACCGTTgacacaagattccaaatgctttctccaccgcgTGATGCGCATGAGACAACCTGCAAGTGaagatcatttctctgtgattctgtgaGTGAAGAGAGAATGGTTTCCTCAGCCAAGCAGGAcgcattggcatgacgaattgcggggtggtgtggggatcaaatttgtgcaagtgtcaaggtgccttaaaccttgtgccaaaataaacatgcagattCGTATCAGTTCTGCTGTAGCAACCTCAAGTGAAAACAGTAAGAAACCAAAAGAAGTTACTGTAGTTCACCTAACCTTAATTTATGCTGGAGACAGGCTGTATGCTACAAAAATCTCAAATACATGAAACATATTCACcatttttccttccaaaatgtgTTTTCAAAACCAGACTGTAGTTTGTAGCCAACAACACTTTTTACTGCACAATTAAACCACTTTTCCACTTGGTACTTCTAAACTTGTCTTAAGTAGAGGCGACAGAAAAGCACTCACCACAGACGGCTGAGCATGCTAGTTATAACCATATTTAAGAGTGCAAACTCATATCTCATTTGCTGCTTTGCGAGTCTGAAAGAATGATGTGTTAAAGAGAAACTCTCATGATAGCAGAAAAGCATGCAAAGTTCATTCATGTTCATTTAAAACATCATAGCTTGTGATATTTATAACACATTCCCAGTTGGTGATCAGTTGTGAACTATGAAAAAGATACATGAAAGCTCTGCTGCATCGACTCAGTGAGCAGCTCATCAGCTGGGCGGCTCCCAAAATTTTGAGACAAAGCCACTCCAGCATGGGTTGACTTGGTACGTCACCCTCACCAGCCTGGATGTTTAGCGTTCTgtggagaaataaataaataaataaatataatcctAAGAAGAATATCAATACAACACAATGACACACTTAAGAAATATGAAACTATAATTGAACCAGATTTTAACTTGACAAGCAACTGTGATTACAGTGTTCATTTTGTCAGACGAGATGAGACGAGATGTGTGAATATTCTAGATTCTGATGCACCTTTTAGATTAAGGTGCCTAAGAGTATTTTCTGAACCATGACTTAATGATTCTACTAGTGCTTTTAGGAGTTTATGTCAGCAaacagagaaaatggaaaaaggatatGCTCTATACTTCTAAAGAAGTGTTTTGTAAAAGCCTGTCTGTTCATCAGACTGCTGTCAAGGCTGCTACGATCGAATATTTTCCAAACTTGTTTCTTGTAATAGCCATAAGCCTCAGGttcttttaaatatttttaacaCTCTTATAAATCCTTGCGATAATTCTCGAGTGGTACCCTCGCTCTTCTTTGTGAGAGTTTTCTTAAATTTTTTGTTGGGAAATTGTCTGCTTCATCTTGCCCCTGCAACTGGTGCAAAATGTAGCTGCCCGTCTTCTTGCAGGCAGGCGCAAGCAGGACCATATACAGTTGTATACAAAAGTTTGgggacccctgataattttcatgattttcctttataaattattggttgtctggatcagaaatttcagttaaatatatcatatagcagacaaacacactgatatttgagaaatgaaatgaagtttctagtatttacagaaagtgtgcaataattattgaaacaaaattaggcaggtgcataaatttaggcaccctTGTCAATTTACTAATTTGAATACAAtttgcactaattattggaacacaaaactggtttggtaagctcattgacccttgacttccttacacaggtgaatccaatcataagggtatttaaggtggccatttgcaaatgtttcccctcttcgcATCtcttctcagataagctgaagcgaaggatggtgagaacagtcatagtcaacccacagacctgctccaaagaactacaacatgatcttgctgcagatagtgtctctgtgcatcgttcaactatacagcgaccTTTGCACAAGgacatgctgtaatgcagaggaagccttttctgcatacacgccacaaacagagtcacttgaggtatgctaaagcacatttagacaagccagcttcattttggaataaggtgctgtggactgatgaaactaaaatggagttatttggacataacaaggtacggtatgcatggctgaaaaagaacacagcattccaagaaaaacatctgctacctacagtaaaatttggaggtggttctatcatgctgtggggctgtgtggccagtgcaggtactgggaatcttgttaaagttgaaggtcacatggattacagtcaatatcagcagatattcagagaaccacagaatctcgtctctgctgtttgcggatgatgtggttctgttggcttcgtgaaatcaggaccttcagcgtgcactggggcggtttgcagccgagtgtgaaaatgaaatgggatgaaaatcagcacctctaaatccgaggccatggttctcgaccggaaaaaggtgctttgccctcttctggtcggtggagtgtccttgcctcaagtggaggagtttaagtatatcggggtcttgttcacgggtgagggacggatggagcgtgagatcgatagatggatcggtgcagcatctgcagtgatgcggtcgctgtatcggaccgtcgtggtgaagagagagctgagtaggggggcaagcctctcgatttactgatcgatctacgttccgatcctcacctatggtcatgagatttggctcatgaccgaaagaatgagatcgcgagtacaagcggccgagataagtttccttcgcagggtggctgggcgctcccttagagatagggtgaggagcttggtcactcgggaggagctcggagtcgagtcgctgctcctccatgtcgaaaggagtcagttgaggtggctcgggcatcttttccggatgccccctggacgcctcgctggagaggtgttccgggcacgtgccactgggaggaggccccggggaagacccaggacactctggagggactacatctctcggctggcttgggaaagccttggggttcccccggaggagctggaggaggtgtgtgtggatcgggaggtctggggggctttgcttgagctgctgcccccgtgacccgactccggataaagcggaagaaaatggatggatggatcagcagattcttgagaacaatgttcatgaatcagtgacaaagttgaagttgcgccggggctggatctttcaacaagaca belongs to Thalassophryne amazonica unplaced genomic scaffold, fThaAma1.1, whole genome shotgun sequence and includes:
- the nepro gene encoding nucleolus and neural progenitor protein, translating into VEQCINRLKDMKLDAALQDLIDLCPEKLQRTLNIQAGEGDVPSQPMLEWLCLKILGAAQLMSCSLSRCSRAFILAKQQMRYEFALLNMVITSMLSRLWVIFRGILASLSSLYQELLLFHKEVAQAQAMPFLKGFSLPEDVSQFLGPSRAFLLTNKGMLGLGTKSRKVKQQKWENSLDQFNNNQITYITEDLGVAVDRGLFLDPDMKPFIKVVRNLTQETRDTEKQRFRKKLTEATTFTDMSTLLEEMILWCKCEDMGKEKRLLQFLHLKCQKLKIQETAGCSVHRKLEIFRQKVCWVFSSSGSVPRTHLRFAGWTSAHRRTCFLRRKFRSTLIRKKLLERRRTRTESSVLGHDQESVATCAAILHTTNNNNNNEIDDIFASLGL